The proteins below are encoded in one region of Candidatus Binatia bacterium:
- a CDS encoding alpha/beta fold hydrolase — MSAPAPNPAPTTERPQATRLARRFLAAVQNGIEIARFGGLGEKQASPYEVVTEGPVHRLRRYFPDDVPAGAPPVLLIPPLMMTAEVWDVAPEYSAVLALQGHQMDPWVVDFGSPEKEEGGLERTLSDHVIAVCNAVEDVRTATGRDVHLSGYSQGGMFAYQAAAYIRSEGLSSLITFGSPVDLHRALLDMVPTEFILDLVEKVGRIDSSLLPSGIPRWATRLGFQLMDPIKTVQQRIEFAKRLYDREALLEREGMRRFMDDEAWTAFPGPALRDAIQQLVAHNRLLRGGVVIGDRTVTLADITCPILAFTGDTDSIAPAPTVRAIHSAAPRAESYEVSLNAGHFGLVAGSRAIEETWPTVAQWIRWREEKGPRPLAARALSSTIIEDAPQHTVMDDLVGGAETAWHIGKELASGAAEMVGGRMGTLGRMLEAVAPQLPRLSRLASIRSDTPISPGQALQEKADESGDDTFFLFEGRAYNYGEANVRIDNIVLGLLSCGVRHGDHVGLLMETRPSAVAAAVALSRLGAVIVLLRPDVSLKKQLELTPIGHLLTDPELGEAAYKAHRRKVLVLGGGGDPRSLADGLIDMEAIDPSEVTPPDWYRPNPGRAGELAMVFITGDGHRLGMSRVTNRRWATSAYGTSSATALTSRDTVYCVSPTHHATGMLVCVGGALVSGARLAMTRGFELETFWDDIRRYGVNVVFYSGTLCRALVNAPRNPAERDHPIRLFAGSGMPAGIWQRLIDRFRPALAIEFFASTEGNAVLVNLTGEKVGSVGRPLPGGAELALAAWDLDRSGLVERGNGFAERCKRGAVGLLLARAAPERGEVEGRPLRGVFNPGDAWLDTGDLVRRDPDGDYWLVDHVSDVIHTKGRAIATIPIEDLLATELEFVDLCAVYGVVLPGDDDESVAAAITLRPGHKFDAEAFRQTADALLLTEQRPALVRVLDDLPMTSGQRVRKQPLRAEGCKKGSGKRYRLDPTLPIYTRIKKSERY; from the coding sequence CCCGCCGCTCATGATGACCGCAGAGGTCTGGGACGTCGCCCCCGAATACAGCGCAGTCCTCGCCCTGCAGGGCCACCAGATGGATCCCTGGGTCGTCGACTTCGGCTCACCGGAAAAGGAAGAGGGCGGTCTCGAACGAACCCTGAGCGATCACGTCATCGCCGTCTGTAACGCCGTCGAAGACGTCCGCACCGCGACCGGCCGGGACGTCCATCTCTCCGGCTATTCCCAAGGCGGGATGTTCGCGTACCAAGCGGCCGCGTATATCCGCTCCGAGGGATTGTCCTCTTTGATCACCTTCGGCAGCCCCGTCGATCTACATCGTGCACTGCTAGACATGGTGCCAACCGAGTTCATCCTCGACCTCGTCGAGAAGGTCGGGCGAATCGACTCGTCCCTCCTCCCCTCCGGGATCCCACGTTGGGCGACGCGGCTCGGCTTCCAGCTGATGGACCCGATTAAGACGGTCCAACAGCGCATCGAATTCGCGAAGCGCCTCTACGATCGCGAAGCGCTTCTCGAGCGCGAGGGCATGCGCCGCTTCATGGATGACGAGGCGTGGACCGCATTCCCCGGGCCCGCTCTTCGCGACGCAATCCAACAGCTCGTGGCGCACAACCGACTCCTGCGCGGCGGTGTCGTCATCGGCGACCGCACCGTGACGCTGGCGGACATCACCTGCCCGATCCTCGCCTTCACCGGCGACACGGATTCCATCGCGCCCGCGCCTACGGTCCGCGCGATCCACTCCGCCGCGCCGCGAGCCGAATCCTACGAGGTGAGCCTCAACGCCGGTCACTTCGGCCTGGTCGCAGGCAGCCGCGCGATCGAAGAGACCTGGCCGACCGTCGCGCAGTGGATTCGCTGGCGCGAAGAGAAAGGGCCACGCCCTCTGGCCGCTCGTGCGCTGTCGTCCACCATCATCGAGGACGCACCACAGCACACGGTCATGGACGATCTGGTGGGCGGCGCCGAAACGGCGTGGCACATCGGCAAGGAACTCGCGTCGGGCGCGGCCGAAATGGTCGGTGGGAGAATGGGCACACTCGGCCGGATGCTCGAGGCCGTTGCACCACAGCTGCCCCGGCTCTCGAGACTCGCGTCGATCCGCAGCGATACACCGATCAGCCCCGGGCAGGCGCTCCAGGAAAAAGCGGACGAATCCGGCGACGACACATTCTTCTTGTTCGAGGGTCGAGCGTACAACTACGGCGAAGCGAACGTCCGCATCGACAACATCGTGCTCGGCTTGCTCTCGTGCGGCGTACGCCACGGCGATCACGTCGGACTTCTGATGGAGACCCGGCCCAGCGCCGTCGCCGCCGCGGTCGCACTCTCTCGACTCGGCGCCGTCATCGTTCTCCTGCGCCCCGACGTCTCTCTAAAGAAGCAACTCGAACTCACGCCCATCGGTCATCTCCTGACCGACCCGGAGCTCGGAGAAGCGGCCTACAAGGCGCACCGCCGCAAGGTCCTCGTACTCGGCGGCGGCGGTGACCCCCGATCGCTCGCCGACGGATTGATCGACATGGAGGCGATCGATCCTTCGGAGGTGACGCCCCCGGATTGGTACCGACCGAACCCGGGACGCGCCGGAGAGCTCGCCATGGTCTTCATCACCGGAGACGGCCACAGGCTCGGCATGAGTCGCGTCACCAATCGTCGCTGGGCCACGTCCGCATACGGGACCTCTTCGGCGACCGCACTCACGTCCCGCGATACGGTCTACTGCGTCTCACCCACGCATCACGCGACCGGCATGCTCGTCTGTGTTGGCGGAGCGCTCGTGAGCGGGGCGCGCCTCGCGATGACGCGCGGCTTCGAACTCGAAACGTTCTGGGACGACATCCGACGCTACGGAGTCAACGTCGTCTTCTACAGCGGCACCCTCTGTCGCGCGCTCGTGAACGCCCCACGCAATCCGGCCGAACGCGATCACCCCATCCGCTTGTTCGCCGGCAGCGGCATGCCCGCCGGCATCTGGCAGCGATTGATCGACCGCTTTCGCCCGGCGCTGGCGATCGAGTTCTTCGCCTCGACCGAGGGCAACGCGGTGCTCGTGAATCTGACCGGCGAGAAGGTCGGCTCCGTCGGCCGGCCGCTTCCCGGTGGAGCCGAACTCGCGCTCGCCGCGTGGGATCTCGACCGCAGCGGGCTCGTCGAGCGCGGCAACGGCTTTGCCGAGCGCTGCAAGCGTGGTGCGGTAGGCCTCCTCCTCGCTCGCGCGGCCCCGGAACGTGGAGAGGTCGAGGGACGACCGCTGCGGGGTGTGTTCAACCCCGGCGACGCCTGGCTCGACACCGGCGATCTCGTACGGCGCGATCCCGACGGCGACTACTGGCTCGTGGATCACGTGTCCGACGTCATCCACACCAAGGGCCGCGCGATCGCCACGATTCCGATTGAGGACCTGCTCGCCACCGAGCTGGAGTTCGTCGATCTCTGCGCCGTATACGGCGTCGTCCTCCCGGGCGACGACGACGAATCGGTAGCAGCCGCAATCACTCTCCGGCCGGGCCACAAGTTCGACGCCGAGGCCTTCCGCCAGACCGCGGACGCGCTTTTACTTACGGAGCAGCGCCCTGCCCTCGTCCGCGTCCTCGACGATCTCCCGATGACGTCGGGCCAGCGCGTGCGCAAACAGCCGCTCCGCGCCGAAGGCTGCAAGAAAGGGTCGGGCAAGCGCTACCGGCTCGACCCGACCCTGCCCATCTACACCCGCATCAAGAAAAGCGAGCGGTACTGA
- a CDS encoding acetoacetate decarboxylase family protein, with translation MAKLRYVKTDEQVKKGQEENPEFMDSTVRSIRCVYETNEAIARALLPQPLELARPEINVTFSHVAMHITPEFTFEIGSAVFGVAATFEGVEGDYLVTMPMTTEQAVVPGRETFGEPKKIAEIDFKRDGDALSSSVSRMGMTYLSVKGKVGKDLGPREFTQYAYCFKAMPSCEQGRAFDADPLLVRLEWRHKHKAVHEVDGAELVLGDSPMDPVADVPIKRLVRVEYEEGNSESNGTVLRAVPGDWLLPFLHQRYDDTSGDGIEIAV, from the coding sequence ATGGCCAAGCTTCGCTACGTGAAGACCGATGAGCAGGTGAAAAAAGGGCAGGAAGAAAACCCGGAGTTCATGGACAGCACGGTTCGCTCGATTCGTTGTGTCTATGAGACGAACGAGGCGATCGCGCGTGCTCTGCTCCCGCAGCCGCTCGAGCTCGCGCGCCCGGAGATCAACGTCACGTTTTCGCATGTGGCGATGCACATCACGCCCGAGTTCACGTTCGAGATCGGCTCCGCGGTGTTCGGCGTCGCCGCGACCTTCGAAGGCGTCGAGGGCGACTACCTCGTCACGATGCCCATGACGACGGAGCAAGCCGTCGTCCCCGGACGCGAGACGTTTGGCGAGCCGAAGAAGATCGCAGAGATCGACTTCAAGAGGGACGGTGACGCTCTTTCCTCGAGCGTGTCCCGCATGGGGATGACGTATCTCTCCGTGAAGGGCAAGGTCGGAAAGGACCTCGGCCCGCGTGAGTTCACGCAGTACGCCTATTGCTTCAAGGCGATGCCCTCGTGCGAGCAGGGCCGGGCTTTCGATGCCGATCCGCTCTTGGTACGACTCGAGTGGCGGCACAAACACAAGGCCGTTCACGAGGTCGACGGTGCGGAGCTCGTTCTGGGCGACTCGCCGATGGATCCGGTGGCCGACGTTCCGATCAAGCGCCTGGTGCGGGTCGAGTACGAAGAGGGAAACTCGGAGAGCAACGGAACGGTGCTGCGGGCCGTGCCGGGAGACTGGCTGCTCCCCTTCCTGCACCAGCGCTACGACGATACGTCCGGCGACGGCATCGAGATCGCGGTCTGA
- a CDS encoding amidohydrolase family protein translates to MDRYLVISSDCHAGLPPEKYRDYLDPQYRETFDVALPIQLEQVKRMSDQFLVAEINEEWRKGRDAELSGAWDHDERIKVLDGDGIAGEVIFPDGITEMNMPPFGAGLSLPTEGGIVPELQWAGARAHNRWLAEFVSQAPDRHVGVALVPALWDVDEAVREVVWARKNGLSGALLPCQWGSHAPYHHPKYDPLWAACQDNDVVVHFHSGPAPMGDYFGDLTDPGAEKLPGGMGIYVSEVCWYNVRPLTFLMWGGVFERFPRIKVSITEGTVVWVPEYLALMDHRYTDTHQSAKLGDYHSHLKMKPSEYFARNVGLGASCLSSREAAMRNDIGVKNIMWGSDYPHPEGTWPFTKSHRCDSLRGLPEGDVAAILGGNAARFYGFDAERLAPVVDRVGPKKGDFDEAAAV, encoded by the coding sequence ATGGACCGCTACCTCGTCATTTCGTCCGATTGCCACGCCGGCTTGCCGCCGGAGAAGTACCGCGACTACCTCGATCCGCAGTACCGTGAGACCTTCGATGTCGCGCTGCCGATTCAACTCGAGCAGGTGAAGCGGATGTCGGACCAGTTCCTCGTCGCGGAGATCAACGAGGAGTGGCGTAAAGGCCGCGACGCCGAGCTCTCGGGCGCGTGGGATCACGACGAGCGAATCAAAGTGCTCGACGGCGACGGCATTGCCGGCGAAGTGATCTTCCCCGACGGCATCACCGAGATGAACATGCCGCCCTTCGGTGCGGGGCTCAGCCTTCCGACGGAAGGCGGGATCGTCCCCGAGCTGCAATGGGCCGGTGCGCGTGCGCACAATCGCTGGCTCGCCGAGTTCGTTTCGCAGGCGCCCGACCGGCACGTGGGAGTCGCGTTGGTCCCCGCTCTGTGGGATGTCGACGAAGCGGTTCGCGAAGTCGTGTGGGCGCGCAAGAACGGTCTTTCCGGAGCATTGCTCCCGTGTCAGTGGGGCTCGCACGCGCCGTATCACCATCCCAAGTACGACCCGCTCTGGGCGGCGTGCCAGGACAACGACGTCGTCGTGCACTTCCATTCGGGGCCGGCGCCGATGGGTGATTACTTCGGCGACCTGACCGATCCGGGTGCCGAGAAGCTGCCCGGCGGGATGGGTATCTACGTGTCCGAGGTCTGTTGGTACAACGTCCGGCCGCTCACGTTTCTGATGTGGGGCGGCGTGTTCGAGCGCTTTCCGCGCATCAAGGTGTCGATCACGGAGGGCACGGTCGTGTGGGTGCCCGAGTACCTGGCACTCATGGATCACCGGTACACCGACACGCATCAGTCCGCGAAACTCGGCGACTACCACAGCCACTTGAAGATGAAGCCGAGCGAGTACTTTGCCCGGAACGTGGGTCTCGGCGCCTCGTGCCTCTCGAGTCGCGAAGCCGCGATGCGCAACGACATTGGCGTGAAGAACATCATGTGGGGTAGCGACTACCCGCATCCCGAGGGCACGTGGCCGTTTACGAAGAGCCATCGGTGCGACTCCCTTCGCGGTCTTCCCGAGGGCGACGTCGCGGCGATCCTCGGTGGAAACGCGGCCCGCTTCTACGGCTTCGACGCCGAGCGCCTCGCGCCGGTCGTCGATCGGGTCGGCCCGAAGAAGGGCGACTTCGACGAAGCCGCCGCCGTCTGA
- a CDS encoding Rieske 2Fe-2S domain-containing protein — protein MAFREAEHVSLPVPNGWYAVAFSKDLIKGAVQPIHYFGEDMVLFRTRSGEARVLDAFCPHLGAHIGHGGRVIGETVRCPFHGWQYDGENGSCVKIPYCDTIPKGAKVGVWHTQEKNEMIFVWYHAEKKPPLWDFPQLPELGDEEWSEPKIFELSVHAHVQDMHENNNDPVHFQFVHNMAGQEFPGEITYSDDGRHYRMTNQQTMDTAIGSFETSLVRDSWGIGMSAVRLEGIPEAGMLLYSSTTPIDLDPAHTISRWVLSASNNMIDHAGDDFLHRLVQGVEQDQPIWANKVHRAKPLLCKGDKYIAEYRRWVKQFYTDPAPLRAAGEN, from the coding sequence ATGGCTTTTCGCGAAGCCGAACATGTGAGTCTGCCCGTGCCGAATGGTTGGTACGCGGTCGCGTTCAGCAAAGATCTCATCAAGGGAGCCGTTCAGCCGATCCACTACTTCGGCGAAGACATGGTGCTGTTCCGCACGCGCTCCGGCGAGGCGCGGGTGCTCGATGCGTTCTGTCCACACCTCGGCGCGCACATCGGACACGGCGGTCGAGTGATCGGCGAGACGGTGCGCTGCCCGTTTCATGGCTGGCAGTACGACGGTGAGAACGGCAGCTGCGTGAAGATTCCGTACTGCGACACGATCCCGAAGGGGGCGAAGGTCGGCGTGTGGCACACCCAGGAGAAGAACGAGATGATCTTCGTCTGGTACCACGCGGAGAAGAAGCCTCCCTTGTGGGACTTTCCGCAATTGCCGGAGCTCGGCGATGAGGAATGGTCCGAACCGAAGATCTTCGAGTTGTCCGTCCACGCGCATGTGCAGGACATGCACGAGAACAACAACGACCCGGTCCACTTCCAGTTCGTGCACAACATGGCGGGCCAGGAGTTCCCGGGCGAGATCACGTACAGCGACGACGGCCGTCACTACCGCATGACGAACCAGCAGACGATGGACACCGCCATCGGTTCGTTCGAGACCTCGTTGGTTCGTGACTCGTGGGGGATCGGCATGAGCGCCGTTCGTCTCGAGGGGATTCCCGAGGCGGGCATGCTGCTCTACTCCTCGACGACGCCGATCGATCTCGATCCGGCGCACACGATTTCTCGGTGGGTCCTCAGCGCGTCGAACAATATGATCGATCATGCCGGCGACGACTTCCTACACCGCCTCGTTCAGGGCGTGGAGCAAGATCAGCCGATCTGGGCCAACAAGGTCCACCGCGCGAAGCCCCTTCTGTGCAAGGGGGACAAGTATATCGCCGAGTATCGGCGTTGGGTGAAGCAGTTCTACACCGACCCGGCTCCGCTGCGCGCCGCAGGAGAAAATTGA
- a CDS encoding TetR/AcrR family transcriptional regulator has protein sequence MNDVRAAILADAEPVTRRERRKLEVRGRMVDAAAELFEEQGYQATTVAEICDRADVATKTFFNYFPTKQHLVRELAHQAIEGFLVDIEALRAGVMSTRERLVHFFDMIGAGATDVGPKHREVLTEIIHAASSEGEKDKRARQLHDAMGAIVRDGVAAGEVTIKHSPETLTELILGAFYALMFSWTNLDDYPVREQARAMAQLLGDTIAPGEQED, from the coding sequence GTGAACGACGTACGAGCCGCAATTCTCGCCGACGCGGAGCCCGTCACCCGACGGGAGCGGCGTAAGCTCGAAGTGCGCGGTCGAATGGTGGACGCGGCGGCCGAACTCTTTGAGGAGCAGGGGTATCAGGCGACCACCGTGGCCGAGATCTGCGATCGGGCGGACGTCGCCACAAAGACCTTCTTCAACTATTTTCCGACCAAGCAGCACCTCGTCCGCGAACTCGCCCATCAGGCCATCGAGGGCTTCCTCGTGGACATCGAGGCCCTGCGCGCCGGCGTCATGTCGACCCGGGAGCGCCTGGTCCACTTCTTCGACATGATCGGGGCAGGGGCGACCGACGTCGGACCCAAGCACCGCGAGGTGCTGACGGAGATCATCCACGCGGCGAGCAGCGAGGGTGAGAAGGACAAGCGGGCACGCCAACTCCATGACGCAATGGGCGCGATCGTTCGCGACGGCGTCGCCGCCGGCGAGGTCACGATCAAGCACAGCCCCGAGACTCTGACGGAGCTGATTCTTGGCGCGTTCTACGCGCTGATGTTCAGCTGGACGAACCTGGACGACTACCCGGTACGCGAGCAGGCCCGCGCCATGGCGCAGCTTCTCGGTGATACGATCGCACCGGGGGAGCAGGAGGATTGA
- a CDS encoding LLM class F420-dependent oxidoreductase encodes MKYGVCMFPTDYAMNPAELGPKLEERGFESLWVAEHTHIPCSRESPWPGGAELPKMYYDCFAPLLTLAAVGATTKTLKLGTGIQLVAQHDPITLAKEIATLDQMTGGRFLFGVGGGWNREELANHYDFPFERRWKVMRERIEAMKAIWTQDKAAYHGEFVNFDEIFSWPKPVQKPNPPIHVGGAAPWGIKRALRYGDGWIPLSGRGDSDPISDMKQFRTMAKEAGRDPDSMEVSLYVAPTDETELSKLSDAGYSRVLFIALPLAGDDMTKMLDTYAEAGQKI; translated from the coding sequence ATGAAGTACGGCGTCTGCATGTTCCCGACCGACTACGCGATGAATCCCGCGGAACTCGGGCCCAAACTCGAAGAGCGCGGCTTCGAATCCTTGTGGGTCGCCGAGCACACCCACATTCCGTGCTCCCGCGAGTCGCCGTGGCCCGGCGGGGCCGAGCTACCCAAGATGTACTACGACTGCTTCGCGCCGCTCCTGACGCTGGCCGCGGTCGGCGCCACGACGAAGACGCTGAAGCTCGGTACCGGCATCCAACTCGTCGCGCAGCACGACCCGATCACCCTCGCGAAGGAGATCGCCACCCTCGACCAGATGACGGGCGGTCGGTTCCTCTTCGGGGTCGGCGGCGGGTGGAACCGCGAAGAGCTTGCGAACCACTACGACTTCCCCTTCGAACGACGCTGGAAAGTCATGCGGGAACGTATCGAGGCCATGAAGGCCATCTGGACCCAGGACAAAGCCGCCTACCACGGCGAATTCGTGAACTTCGACGAGATCTTCTCTTGGCCCAAGCCGGTGCAGAAGCCGAATCCACCGATCCACGTCGGAGGCGCAGCTCCGTGGGGTATCAAGCGAGCCCTGCGGTACGGAGACGGCTGGATTCCCCTCTCCGGACGAGGTGACTCGGATCCGATCTCGGACATGAAGCAGTTCCGGACGATGGCCAAGGAAGCCGGCCGGGACCCCGACTCCATGGAGGTCTCCCTCTACGTGGCCCCGACCGACGAAACCGAGCTCTCCAAGCTCAGCGATGCGGGCTACTCCCGGGTTCTGTTCATCGCGCTTCCCCTGGCCGGAGACGATATGACGAAGATGCTCGACACGTACGCGGAGGCGGGCCAGAAGATTTGA
- a CDS encoding DUF1501 domain-containing protein, with product MKVSRRRFLQGATAGAVLGPTLFNHALVRKSLANTIGNRYLVVVLLDGGNDGLNTITPIDDGAATLRQAYDAHRNTGNGGVNLPSGNLLPVGADPNSGASLGLHPSLQGLHDLHTSKGTVAFIQGCGYPDASLSHDVSRSIWETANPLGVPLVGGWVGRHLAGCYGPTDVPAVVVDYGLPGDFRQTTTSVLAIKKLEDFGFPYDYYDGGDVAAKRAAFDAIYSAASGSAQSQFDFIGNSGAATLVSSEAYPPLHDLYETDRAAWSAQYSAIGRSFAEDLREVAKMIYGVEQGVPDVNARYFECNNGGYDTHSGQGADEPGGRHGELHAEVGDSLKVFYEDLEDMGVIDDVAILVWSEFSRRIQQNSNGTDHGSQGPMLLLGGDVKGGVFGNHPNINDVALNNNGNTVYSQSATDPFRSTDFRDIYGSVLKQWAGMPHNDILTMMPLDTAAPASNYWTVEDFDLDLFLP from the coding sequence ATGAAGGTCTCACGCAGAAGGTTCCTCCAAGGCGCGACCGCAGGCGCGGTTCTCGGCCCAACTCTCTTCAATCACGCACTGGTCCGGAAGTCGCTGGCGAACACCATCGGCAATCGATATCTCGTCGTAGTCCTCCTCGACGGAGGAAACGACGGCTTGAATACGATCACGCCGATCGATGACGGAGCCGCGACGTTGCGGCAGGCGTACGACGCCCATCGCAATACGGGCAATGGCGGTGTGAACTTGCCTTCGGGCAACCTGCTCCCGGTCGGTGCTGACCCGAACAGCGGGGCCAGCCTCGGGTTGCACCCGTCGTTGCAGGGGCTCCACGATCTGCACACGTCGAAGGGCACCGTGGCCTTCATTCAGGGCTGCGGATATCCGGACGCAAGTCTCTCGCACGACGTCTCGCGATCCATCTGGGAGACTGCGAACCCGCTCGGTGTGCCCCTCGTGGGCGGTTGGGTCGGGCGGCACTTGGCGGGCTGCTACGGCCCCACGGACGTGCCGGCGGTTGTGGTAGACTACGGCCTGCCCGGAGATTTCCGGCAGACCACGACGAGTGTCCTCGCGATCAAGAAGCTCGAGGACTTCGGCTTCCCGTATGACTACTACGACGGCGGTGATGTCGCGGCGAAGCGCGCCGCTTTCGATGCGATTTACTCCGCAGCGAGCGGAAGCGCGCAGAGCCAGTTCGACTTCATCGGAAACAGCGGTGCGGCGACGCTGGTTTCCAGCGAAGCCTATCCGCCCCTGCACGACCTGTACGAGACCGACCGCGCCGCGTGGAGTGCGCAGTACTCGGCGATCGGTCGTAGTTTCGCGGAAGATCTTCGCGAAGTGGCTAAGATGATTTACGGCGTCGAGCAGGGCGTCCCCGACGTCAACGCCAGATACTTCGAGTGCAACAACGGCGGCTACGATACGCACTCGGGACAGGGTGCAGACGAGCCAGGGGGCCGTCACGGCGAGCTCCACGCGGAGGTCGGTGATTCGCTCAAGGTCTTTTATGAAGACCTCGAGGACATGGGCGTCATCGATGACGTCGCGATTCTCGTCTGGAGTGAGTTCAGCCGTCGCATCCAGCAGAACTCGAACGGGACGGATCACGGCTCACAGGGGCCGATGTTGCTCCTCGGGGGTGACGTCAAAGGTGGGGTCTTCGGGAACCATCCGAACATCAATGACGTTGCACTCAACAACAACGGCAACACCGTCTACTCGCAGTCTGCGACCGATCCGTTCCGTTCGACGGACTTCCGCGACATCTACGGCTCGGTCCTGAAGCAGTGGGCGGGAATGCCCCACAACGACATTCTCACGATGATGCCGCTCGACACGGCGGCTCCCGCCTCGAACTACTGGACGGTCGAGGACTTCGACCTCGACCTCTTCTTGCCCTGA
- a CDS encoding DUF1800 family protein, producing MGDENTALSVNEVRHVMRRTGFGAPPKDLGKLLKAVNDAPTRGNLADELLGYKPKLYKPGGKDPYTAHNKWISYLQKPKSPLQSKLVLFWHDHFATQASAVGDTKLLARQIRMLHEHAKGNFRTLVKEVNLDAAMMEMLDTVRNKKAIPNENYSRELQELFSLGVDDLAGNPNYTQADVSQIARAFTGWDYDYPKGTPDLDTDDHDYEADFPLRGPKVIFQTTGGFGPAGRDFTAGGEGEAEVDTVTDILFDHTDTDGENTVARRITRRLLRFFCHEDYASPGAAEIATIDQIISDANFTNTWDLQALYRTIFVHDVFFETSGTAPYGAGTKKAIKWPVDYFISTLRLTGMKLKSRDRRIFGGAYDGAFDHLTQMGQVLLEPPSVFGWDWDTAWISSSTLLARYRFARDIVAARDAGAFRPDKLIDTDLTDPGEIVDAVSDSLGVPDQVTVAERQVYIDYLTDNGANPTIDLDDDDVLNTKLHGLYALVMQSPAYQLH from the coding sequence ATGGGTGATGAGAACACGGCCCTGTCCGTAAACGAGGTGCGGCACGTGATGCGCCGGACCGGATTTGGCGCGCCACCGAAAGATCTGGGGAAGCTCCTCAAGGCCGTCAACGATGCGCCCACGCGTGGGAACCTTGCGGACGAGCTTCTGGGCTACAAGCCGAAGCTCTACAAGCCGGGCGGCAAAGATCCGTACACCGCCCACAACAAGTGGATTAGCTACCTGCAGAAGCCCAAATCCCCGCTGCAGTCGAAGCTGGTCTTGTTCTGGCACGATCACTTCGCGACGCAGGCCTCAGCGGTCGGAGATACGAAACTGCTCGCTCGTCAGATTCGGATGTTGCACGAGCACGCGAAAGGCAACTTCAGAACTCTGGTCAAAGAGGTCAACCTCGACGCGGCCATGATGGAGATGCTCGACACGGTTCGGAACAAGAAGGCCATCCCGAACGAGAACTACTCCCGGGAGTTGCAAGAGCTCTTCTCCCTTGGGGTCGACGATCTCGCCGGCAATCCCAATTACACGCAGGCGGACGTCAGCCAGATCGCTCGTGCCTTCACGGGCTGGGACTACGACTACCCGAAGGGAACGCCGGATCTCGACACCGACGATCACGATTACGAAGCCGATTTCCCGTTGCGGGGTCCGAAGGTGATCTTTCAGACCACGGGCGGGTTCGGTCCGGCGGGTCGCGACTTCACGGCCGGGGGTGAAGGCGAGGCGGAGGTCGACACGGTCACCGACATCCTCTTCGATCACACGGACACCGACGGCGAGAACACCGTCGCACGCCGGATCACGCGCCGTCTGTTGCGCTTCTTCTGCCACGAGGACTATGCGAGTCCTGGGGCTGCGGAGATCGCCACCATCGACCAGATCATTTCGGACGCGAACTTCACGAACACGTGGGACCTGCAGGCGCTCTATCGCACGATCTTCGTTCACGACGTGTTCTTCGAGACCTCCGGAACCGCGCCCTACGGGGCCGGCACCAAGAAGGCCATCAAGTGGCCGGTCGACTACTTCATCTCGACGCTGCGCCTGACGGGCATGAAGCTCAAGTCCCGCGACAGGCGGATCTTCGGTGGGGCCTACGACGGTGCGTTCGACCACCTGACGCAGATGGGTCAGGTTCTCCTCGAGCCCCCCAGCGTCTTCGGGTGGGACTGGGACACGGCCTGGATCAGTAGCTCGACGTTGCTGGCGCGGTACCGATTCGCACGCGACATCGTGGCGGCGCGGGACGCGGGCGCGTTTCGGCCGGACAAGCTCATCGACACCGACCTGACAGACCCGGGCGAGATCGTGGACGCCGTGTCCGACTCCCTCGGAGTACCCGACCAGGTGACGGTGGCGGAGCGTCAGGTCTACATCGACTACCTGACGGACAACGGCGCCAATCCGACGATCGACCTGGACGACGACGACGTTCTCAACACGAAACTGCACGGTTTGTATGCGCTGGTCATGCAATCGCCGGCCTACCAGCTGCACTAG